The proteins below are encoded in one region of Bacteroidota bacterium:
- a CDS encoding serine/threonine-protein kinase: MPDNRWQLLERLLDEAAALGPSERAAYLDAACPDAELRAEVESLLAAEEGAGGFFSDLGGAIAEGGAMQAALTETLVGTQIGRWHVDASLGQGGMGTVYRVTRADGVVEQTAALKLLDSIRPDVVARFAQERQILARLDHPGLARLLDGGATAEGRPYLVMEYVDGVPITNYAAAHRLGVEARVALMAEVCAAVQAAHQRLVVHRDLKPSNIFVQATGTDQSSGNDTPTRTPVARVKLLDFGIAKLLADDDAALRTQTEQRLLTPAYAAPEQLDGGAISTATDVYALGVVLYELLTGQRPFEAATPSALAVAQLQGDARRPSTVTATGSDARLAEVGLPGVQPLRRALRGDLDAICLKALRRDPNARYPSVEAFHDDLLRTLDGRPVAARDGATAYRVGRFVRRHALAVSFAVVAVLALVGGLGVALWQAQVAASEAEIAREQARRAEATVAFMTGLFESVGPEEARGRALAPADLVARGRAQIDALDTQPSVQGELLAVMGRLYQSLGLYAAADSLHTEALALRRRLLGPEHPDVAESLFDRAAALFILRDFSAADSLHRRAYALRAAQLAPEDPRLLESIVALAMSASNFYDHARADSLYTAALERWDGPTWERHPARLSALVGRATLLLDEQRPADAERLFRSALPLLTETRGADHPDVADVHYNLGEALAAQDRNLEALGAHRRALDLYRHLHGDAHDLVATSLYRLAGIEERTGGLAAAETHYQEAAAVYAETLGRDHPWSAYPLIALARLLQRENRLADALAALNEARTIYLAADLNHPDSRMATLDLQAGRVLHDLGQYREARIRLTDSRRSYRAQLADAQSDADTAAVAQAQVQLDAIETRLAALPE, encoded by the coding sequence ATGCCCGACAACCGCTGGCAGCTTCTGGAGCGACTCCTTGACGAGGCCGCCGCGCTCGGCCCGTCGGAGCGGGCGGCGTATCTAGACGCGGCCTGCCCGGATGCAGAGCTACGCGCCGAGGTCGAGTCGCTGCTCGCCGCCGAGGAAGGCGCAGGCGGCTTTTTCTCCGACCTCGGTGGCGCCATCGCCGAGGGCGGCGCGATGCAAGCAGCGCTCACCGAAACGCTCGTAGGCACCCAGATCGGGCGCTGGCACGTCGACGCCTCGCTCGGCCAGGGCGGCATGGGCACCGTCTATCGCGTCACGCGTGCCGACGGCGTCGTGGAGCAGACCGCCGCGCTGAAGCTGCTCGACTCGATCCGCCCGGACGTGGTAGCCCGCTTCGCGCAGGAGCGGCAGATCCTCGCCCGGCTGGACCACCCCGGCCTCGCTCGCCTCCTCGACGGCGGGGCGACAGCAGAGGGGCGGCCGTACCTGGTGATGGAGTACGTGGACGGCGTGCCGATCACCAACTACGCGGCCGCGCACCGGCTCGGCGTCGAGGCGCGCGTGGCCCTGATGGCCGAGGTCTGCGCAGCGGTGCAGGCCGCGCACCAGCGGCTCGTGGTCCACCGCGACCTCAAGCCGTCGAACATCTTTGTCCAGGCGACGGGCACCGACCAATCCAGCGGCAATGACACGCCGACGCGTACCCCTGTCGCCCGCGTGAAGCTGCTCGACTTCGGCATCGCCAAGCTCCTCGCCGACGACGACGCGGCACTGCGCACGCAGACCGAGCAACGCCTCCTGACGCCCGCCTACGCTGCCCCCGAGCAACTCGACGGCGGCGCGATCTCGACCGCCACCGACGTCTACGCGCTCGGCGTGGTGCTCTACGAACTGCTCACCGGCCAGCGCCCCTTCGAAGCGGCGACGCCGAGCGCTCTGGCTGTAGCCCAATTGCAGGGTGACGCCCGCCGCCCCAGCACCGTCACCGCGACCGGCTCCGACGCCCGCCTCGCCGAGGTCGGCCTTCCCGGCGTGCAGCCGCTCCGCCGCGCGCTCCGCGGCGACCTCGACGCGATCTGTCTGAAGGCGCTCCGCCGCGATCCCAACGCCCGCTATCCCTCGGTCGAGGCCTTTCACGACGACCTGCTGCGGACGCTGGACGGCCGTCCGGTAGCGGCACGCGACGGCGCGACAGCGTACCGAGTCGGGCGCTTCGTGCGACGGCACGCGCTCGCGGTGTCGTTCGCCGTCGTGGCGGTGCTCGCGCTCGTGGGCGGGCTGGGCGTCGCCCTGTGGCAGGCGCAGGTCGCCGCGTCGGAAGCGGAGATCGCTCGGGAGCAAGCTCGGCGCGCCGAGGCCACCGTGGCGTTCATGACCGGCCTCTTCGAGAGCGTCGGGCCCGAGGAGGCGCGGGGGCGCGCGCTGGCGCCCGCCGACCTCGTCGCCCGCGGCCGCGCCCAGATCGATGCGCTCGACACGCAGCCCAGCGTCCAGGGCGAACTCCTCGCCGTGATGGGCCGCCTCTACCAGAGCCTCGGCCTCTATGCCGCCGCCGACTCGCTCCACACCGAGGCGCTGGCCCTCCGCCGTAGGCTCCTCGGCCCCGAGCACCCGGACGTGGCCGAGAGCCTCTTCGACCGGGCCGCCGCGCTGTTCATCCTCCGCGACTTCAGCGCCGCCGACTCGCTCCACCGCCGCGCCTACGCGCTTCGTGCCGCGCAGCTTGCGCCGGAGGACCCGCGCCTGTTGGAGAGCATTGTCGCCCTCGCTATGAGTGCGTCCAACTTCTACGACCATGCCCGCGCCGACTCGCTCTACACGGCGGCGCTGGAGCGGTGGGACGGCCCGACCTGGGAGCGGCACCCCGCCCGCCTGAGCGCGCTCGTGGGCCGCGCGACGCTCCTGCTCGACGAGCAGCGCCCCGCCGACGCGGAGCGACTTTTCCGCTCCGCGCTCCCGCTGCTCACCGAGACGCGCGGGGCCGACCATCCCGACGTGGCCGACGTGCACTATAACCTCGGCGAGGCGCTTGCGGCCCAGGACCGTAACCTGGAGGCACTGGGGGCCCACCGCCGCGCGCTCGACCTCTATCGCCACCTCCACGGCGACGCTCACGACCTCGTTGCGACGAGCCTCTATCGCCTTGCTGGGATCGAGGAACGCACCGGCGGCCTGGCAGCCGCAGAGACCCACTACCAGGAGGCCGCAGCCGTCTACGCGGAGACCCTCGGGCGGGACCACCCCTGGTCTGCTTACCCGCTCATCGCCCTCGCCCGGCTCCTCCAGCGCGAGAACCGTCTCGCCGATGCCCTTGCCGCTCTCAACGAGGCTCGCACGATCTACCTAGCCGCCGACCTCAATCACCCCGATAGCCGCATGGCCACGCTCGACCTGCAAGCGGGACGCGTGCTCCACGACCTTGGGCAGTACCGAGAGGCGCGGATCCGACTCACCGACAGCCGACGCAGCTACCGCGCACAACTCGCGGACGCCCAATCGGATGCCGACACCGCCGCCGTCGCTCAGGCCCAAGTCCAACTCGACGCCATCGAGACGCGACTCGCCGCGCTCCCGGAATAG
- a CDS encoding HAMP domain-containing sensor histidine kinase, whose product MRPVLLQPRRVYSRPAMFQESLPLRPLPRALPASLDLALLERSDGQFIRVGLPPEWFDVFFGDPGRPDSGLDLASRSLFLENFLLDAEAHWAAGSAQPLRSGPWTETAPDGRERPLEAMALTLDGRALLLIGPPALDFAGMQQVFQSARQEALDRQRIQREIERREVLLHCIVHDLGNPLGSVRGALQLLDDDLKAGATEAEATQQLLTIALRQADRMREMIRSILDVFRAEVDAFNPAADRTGLACDAALVVRRVVEALEPRARTRQQALAMVGADEACPVVAEENRLERVVYNLLDNALRYTPTDAGVTVTLRRDAEAVWLTVDDAGPGVPESIRPFLFQAFSQVGGRPGKAGLGLYFCRIAVKAWGGDVGVLDAPGGGARFQVRLDRPAQAIPLAGSSR is encoded by the coding sequence ATGCGCCCTGTCCTCCTTCAGCCTCGGCGCGTCTACAGCCGCCCCGCCATGTTTCAGGAATCGCTACCCCTCCGACCGCTTCCCCGCGCCCTACCTGCGAGCCTGGACCTGGCGCTTCTGGAGCGGTCCGACGGCCAGTTCATTCGCGTGGGCCTGCCGCCGGAGTGGTTCGATGTCTTCTTCGGCGATCCTGGACGTCCAGACAGCGGCCTCGACTTGGCGTCAAGGTCTTTGTTTCTGGAGAACTTCCTGCTAGACGCCGAGGCGCACTGGGCGGCGGGCTCGGCCCAACCGCTCCGGTCGGGTCCGTGGACGGAGACGGCCCCGGACGGTCGCGAGCGGCCGCTCGAAGCGATGGCGCTCACGCTCGACGGCCGGGCACTGCTGCTGATCGGACCGCCGGCGCTCGACTTCGCGGGCATGCAGCAGGTCTTCCAGTCGGCCCGTCAGGAAGCGCTTGACCGCCAGCGGATCCAGCGGGAGATCGAGCGCCGCGAGGTGCTGCTGCACTGCATCGTCCACGACCTCGGCAACCCGCTCGGGAGCGTGCGCGGCGCGCTCCAGCTCCTCGACGACGACCTCAAGGCCGGCGCGACCGAGGCGGAGGCGACGCAACAACTCCTCACCATCGCGCTGCGGCAGGCCGACCGCATGCGCGAGATGATCCGCTCTATTCTGGACGTGTTCCGCGCGGAGGTGGATGCGTTCAACCCTGCCGCAGACCGCACGGGCCTGGCGTGCGACGCAGCGCTCGTCGTACGTCGCGTCGTCGAGGCGCTGGAGCCACGAGCGCGGACGCGGCAGCAGGCGCTCGCCATGGTGGGAGCAGACGAAGCCTGTCCTGTCGTGGCCGAGGAGAACCGTCTCGAACGGGTCGTCTACAACCTGCTGGACAACGCCCTGCGCTACACGCCCACCGATGCAGGAGTCACCGTGACCCTACGCCGCGACGCCGAGGCCGTGTGGCTCACCGTCGACGATGCGGGTCCGGGTGTGCCAGAGAGCATCCGCCCGTTCCTCTTCCAGGCGTTCAGCCAGGTCGGCGGTCGGCCTGGCAAAGCAGGACTTGGCCTCTACTTTTGTCGCATCGCGGTGAAGGCGTGGGGCGGCGATGTGGGGGTGCTCGACGCTCCGGGTGGCGGCGCGCGGTTCCAAGTGCGGTTGGACAGGCCCGCACAGGCGATCCCTCTCGCTGGATCTAGTCGATAG
- a CDS encoding GNAT family N-acetyltransferase, whose protein sequence is MSPFRHATAADLPALATLYRDAVLAAGPLAYAPAQVAAWAAFADEPAFEAFLLGPETLVAEDATGPTGFAGWRPDGHVASLYVRPDRTRRGLGLRLLVAVIERARAAGVARLHSEASVFSRPVFERAGFLLLGTEVVERRGATFTRYLVALELTPPRSP, encoded by the coding sequence GTGTCCCCGTTCCGCCACGCCACCGCTGCCGACCTTCCTGCGCTCGCCACGCTCTACCGTGACGCCGTGCTCGCTGCTGGACCGCTTGCCTATGCCCCAGCGCAGGTCGCCGCCTGGGCCGCGTTTGCCGACGAGCCAGCGTTTGAGGCGTTTCTTCTCGGCCCGGAGACGCTCGTCGCTGAGGACGCGACGGGGCCGACGGGGTTTGCCGGGTGGCGGCCCGACGGGCACGTCGCCTCGCTCTACGTGCGGCCCGACCGGACGCGCCGGGGCCTGGGCCTGCGCCTCCTCGTCGCCGTGATCGAGCGGGCACGGGCTGCGGGCGTCGCTCGCCTGCACTCCGAGGCAAGCGTCTTCAGCCGCCCGGTCTTCGAACGCGCAGGCTTCCTGCTCTTGGGCACCGAGGTGGTTGAGCGGCGCGGCGCCACCTTCACGCGCTACCTTGTCGCGCTCGAACTCACGCCCCCACGCTCGCCGTGA
- a CDS encoding TIGR00730 family Rossman fold protein has protein sequence MTPRDQENWTRSQNRDSWLVFRIMSEFVEGFSTLAETGPSVTVFGSARTKEGQPHYEMARALGRELANEGYATVTGGGPGIMEAANRGAHEAGGVSVGLNIILPFEQGSNPYIDHDKTLSFDFFFVRKTLLVKYAQGIVVMPGGFGTMDELFEALTLIQTHKEARFPVILMGVDYWSGLLDWLRTHMLGAGNISPKDLDLFTLTDDPAEAVARIVQFCQAEGVAPNF, from the coding sequence ATGACCCCTCGCGACCAGGAGAACTGGACGCGCTCGCAGAACCGAGACTCGTGGCTCGTCTTCCGCATCATGAGCGAGTTTGTGGAGGGCTTCTCGACCCTCGCCGAGACCGGCCCCAGCGTGACCGTCTTCGGTTCGGCGCGAACCAAGGAAGGCCAGCCTCACTACGAGATGGCACGGGCGCTCGGGCGCGAGCTAGCCAACGAGGGCTATGCGACGGTCACAGGCGGCGGGCCGGGCATCATGGAGGCGGCCAACCGCGGCGCCCACGAAGCCGGAGGCGTGTCGGTAGGCCTCAACATCATCCTCCCGTTCGAGCAGGGGTCCAATCCTTACATCGACCACGACAAGACGCTCTCCTTCGACTTCTTCTTCGTACGCAAGACGCTCCTCGTGAAGTACGCCCAGGGCATCGTGGTGATGCCGGGAGGCTTCGGCACCATGGACGAGTTGTTCGAGGCGCTCACGCTCATCCAGACGCACAAGGAGGCCCGCTTCCCGGTTATCCTAATGGGCGTGGACTATTGGTCGGGCCTCCTCGACTGGCTGCGCACCCACATGCTCGGTGCGGGCAACATTTCGCCCAAGGATCTCGACCTGTTCACCCTGACGGACGATCCCGCCGAAGCTGTCGCCCGGATTGTTCAGTTTTGCCAGGCCGAGGGCGTCGCCCCCAATTTTTAA
- a CDS encoding sigma-54 dependent transcriptional regulator, which produces MPLRVLIADDDPDYATLFSRRVRTAIDALEGEETQVETFGSGEALLAAVDAGVDPALVFLDVSMPGLDGLEVLRRLKLARPGLPVVMVSAQTTIRVALDAIELGAHDYLTKAQDDMVKAPLVVRQVADRRRTAARLEALRRRVTLPPDGPQLIGSSEAMVEVYRTIEKATRGDLAVTILGESGTGKELVAEAIHHSSARAAAPFVVVNSAAIPRELMESEFFGHEKGAFTGALTRRRGVFELADGGTLFLDEIGDLAPDLQAKLLRVLQDGSLRRVGGYQTLRVDVRVIAATHRDLEQMVNDGAFREDLFYRLCQFPVALPPMRERGADILLLAEHFLRAFAEQHPDVTGRTFSPATRRTLLTYRWPGNVRELKSTVERAALLTDDPVIEPSDLMLQEEPVQLHVAPSKLNVEAEHSVQRATAAIPVEPRPSAAALLRDGTTVDELPTMEEVQRTAFLHAHDVCEGVVEDIVQALDVSRSSVYRMLKRYDLMGGRTWGGPRPNSGPRRRGKHDA; this is translated from the coding sequence ATGCCGCTTCGCGTCCTCATCGCCGACGACGATCCCGACTATGCCACCCTGTTTTCCCGTAGAGTCCGCACGGCCATCGACGCGCTCGAAGGGGAGGAGACGCAGGTGGAAACCTTTGGATCGGGCGAGGCCCTGCTCGCCGCCGTCGATGCGGGCGTAGACCCCGCGCTCGTCTTCCTGGACGTGTCGATGCCGGGCCTCGATGGGCTGGAGGTACTTCGGCGGCTGAAGCTCGCCCGCCCTGGGCTGCCCGTAGTGATGGTGTCCGCACAGACGACCATCCGCGTCGCGCTCGATGCCATCGAGCTCGGTGCGCACGACTACCTCACGAAAGCGCAGGACGACATGGTGAAGGCTCCGTTGGTGGTGCGCCAAGTGGCAGACCGTCGACGCACAGCCGCCCGTCTGGAGGCGCTCCGTCGCCGGGTCACGCTCCCGCCTGATGGGCCGCAGCTCATCGGTTCGAGCGAGGCCATGGTGGAGGTCTACCGCACCATCGAGAAGGCCACGCGCGGCGACCTCGCCGTGACCATTCTGGGGGAGAGCGGCACCGGAAAAGAACTCGTCGCCGAGGCGATCCATCACAGCTCGGCCCGGGCCGCGGCGCCGTTCGTGGTGGTCAACAGCGCCGCCATCCCGCGTGAGTTGATGGAGTCGGAGTTCTTCGGCCACGAGAAGGGAGCGTTCACGGGCGCGCTTACCCGCCGCCGCGGGGTCTTCGAGCTCGCCGACGGGGGGACGCTCTTCCTCGACGAGATCGGCGACCTCGCGCCAGACTTGCAGGCGAAGCTGCTGCGCGTCCTGCAGGATGGGTCGCTGCGGCGCGTCGGGGGCTATCAGACGCTGCGCGTTGACGTGCGCGTGATCGCTGCCACCCATCGCGACCTGGAGCAGATGGTCAACGACGGCGCGTTCCGGGAAGACCTGTTCTACCGCCTCTGCCAGTTTCCGGTCGCGCTGCCGCCGATGCGCGAACGCGGTGCCGACATCCTGCTTCTAGCCGAGCACTTCCTGCGCGCCTTTGCGGAGCAGCACCCAGACGTGACTGGGCGCACGTTTTCGCCCGCCACGCGCCGGACGCTCCTCACCTACCGGTGGCCGGGCAACGTGCGGGAGCTCAAGAGCACGGTGGAGCGCGCAGCGCTGTTGACAGACGACCCCGTCATCGAGCCGTCTGACTTGATGCTGCAGGAGGAGCCCGTGCAACTGCACGTAGCGCCCTCGAAGCTCAACGTGGAGGCAGAGCACTCCGTTCAGCGCGCTACGGCAGCCATTCCTGTCGAGCCGCGCCCTTCAGCGGCGGCGCTGCTTCGTGACGGCACAACGGTAGACGAGTTGCCCACGATGGAAGAGGTGCAGCGGACCGCCTTCCTGCACGCCCACGACGTCTGCGAGGGCGTGGTGGAAGACATTGTGCAAGCCCTCGACGTGTCGCGCTCATCGGTCTACCGCATGCTCAAGCGCTACGATCTGATGGGTGGGCGCACCTGGGGCGGACCGCGGCCCAACTCGGGCCCGCGCCGCAGGGGCAAGCACGACGCCTAG
- a CDS encoding PhoU domain-containing protein, with the protein MGFFDLFTHQQPALVTESLRHMDAMLAATAQMFEAAAGHVLDGAPLTDLDAADQAVNELERQVQRAVLSHLALGGEAEVPLSLTIASVVQDAERTGDLAKSLAKVADLTGVPLAGPRAETLRSISADVQALFGPVRTAFADSDQGAAEAAMQTAAEIRQRVEAFVAALAKADDVQVADALALGIAARLHFRTAAHLAAIASAVVRPFDRLREGPDGDDE; encoded by the coding sequence ATGGGCTTTTTTGACCTCTTTACCCACCAGCAGCCTGCGCTCGTCACCGAGAGCCTGCGCCATATGGACGCCATGCTGGCCGCGACCGCCCAGATGTTCGAGGCCGCCGCCGGGCACGTCCTCGACGGCGCTCCGCTCACCGACCTCGACGCGGCCGATCAGGCCGTCAACGAGCTCGAACGGCAGGTGCAGCGGGCGGTGCTGAGCCACCTCGCCCTGGGCGGCGAGGCGGAGGTGCCGCTGAGCCTCACCATTGCGTCTGTGGTGCAGGATGCTGAGCGCACCGGCGACCTCGCGAAGTCGCTGGCGAAGGTCGCCGACCTCACCGGCGTGCCGCTCGCAGGTCCGCGCGCCGAGACGCTGCGCAGCATCAGCGCCGACGTGCAGGCGCTCTTCGGCCCCGTCCGCACCGCCTTTGCCGACAGCGACCAGGGCGCGGCCGAGGCTGCGATGCAGACCGCCGCCGAGATCCGGCAGCGCGTGGAGGCGTTCGTGGCCGCCCTCGCCAAAGCCGACGACGTGCAGGTGGCCGACGCGCTCGCCCTGGGCATCGCGGCCCGCCTGCACTTCCGCACAGCCGCGCACCTGGCGGCCATCGCCTCGGCCGTGGTACGTCCCTTCGATCGCCTCCGCGAAGGCCCCGACGGCGACGACGAGTAG
- a CDS encoding isoprenylcysteine carboxylmethyltransferase family protein: protein MTTQLLFTFLVLAVAAQRIAEVRLSKRHEATLRAEGGYEVGHAHFRWMQALHTSWFVVMLAEVWLLDRPFIPWLFGVALVVTLLGQTLRYAAIRTLGDRWTVTIWVLPDAPPVTGGIYRYVRHPNYLGVILELVAVPLLHTAWLTALVWSLLNAWMLRVRIRAEEAALEDANRYTESFGGTSRFLPS from the coding sequence GTGACCACCCAGCTACTGTTCACGTTCCTCGTGCTCGCCGTCGCGGCTCAGCGCATCGCGGAGGTGCGGCTGAGCAAGCGCCACGAGGCGACGCTGCGCGCCGAGGGCGGCTACGAGGTCGGCCACGCGCACTTCCGCTGGATGCAAGCGCTGCACACGTCCTGGTTTGTGGTGATGCTCGCCGAGGTCTGGCTCCTCGACCGCCCGTTCATTCCGTGGCTCTTCGGCGTCGCGCTCGTGGTCACGCTGCTCGGGCAGACGCTCCGCTATGCAGCGATCCGCACGCTCGGCGACCGGTGGACGGTGACGATTTGGGTCCTCCCGGACGCGCCCCCGGTGACGGGCGGCATCTACCGCTACGTGCGCCACCCCAACTACCTCGGCGTAATCCTCGAACTCGTGGCCGTGCCGCTGCTGCACACGGCCTGGCTGACCGCGCTCGTGTGGTCCCTGCTCAACGCCTGGATGCTGCGCGTCCGCATCCGCGCCGAAGAAGCCGCGCTGGAGGACGCCAACCGGTACACGGAGTCGTTCGGCGGGACGAGCCGGTTCCTGCCTAGCTGA
- a CDS encoding energy transducer TonB produces the protein MRLLSLVRLACALPLVMVGCASTNGGADTEDQGGRFQGYPVYLEAVYEAAPDDLAEMADAVLFNKAIVVADTLATETPSDRLLVQIVPHADGSLVRFGEFVDRPSYFHAAGIAARLGKAYADVLVGLGGEYREDTPFTASGPARIVPQATGLACPEGVRDEGGSLADNGNTVIAVPETSPSLLPTREMAIQQFYTELLDYPLALRGAKVQGTVFSRFILGEDGVPTCGEILIGLPGGLNENVLTAIGALRFEPGKVANDTVEVLYVWPVPFNAAPPQQRR, from the coding sequence ATGCGTCTCCTGTCTCTGGTTCGTCTTGCCTGCGCGCTCCCTCTCGTGATGGTCGGGTGCGCGTCTACAAACGGTGGCGCGGACACCGAAGACCAAGGCGGGCGCTTCCAGGGCTATCCCGTCTATCTCGAAGCGGTCTACGAGGCCGCGCCGGACGACCTCGCGGAGATGGCGGACGCCGTCCTGTTCAACAAAGCCATCGTCGTGGCTGACACGCTTGCGACCGAGACGCCGAGCGACCGGCTGCTCGTCCAGATCGTGCCCCACGCCGACGGCTCACTCGTGCGCTTCGGCGAGTTTGTCGACCGCCCGTCGTATTTCCATGCGGCCGGCATCGCCGCGCGGCTGGGGAAGGCCTACGCGGACGTGCTCGTTGGGCTAGGCGGGGAGTACCGTGAGGACACGCCGTTCACGGCGTCCGGGCCCGCGCGCATCGTGCCGCAAGCGACAGGACTCGCCTGCCCCGAGGGCGTCCGCGACGAAGGCGGCAGCCTGGCCGACAACGGCAACACGGTCATCGCCGTCCCCGAGACGTCGCCCTCGCTGCTCCCCACGCGCGAGATGGCGATTCAGCAGTTCTACACTGAATTGCTCGACTATCCGCTCGCGCTGCGCGGTGCGAAGGTGCAGGGCACGGTCTTCTCCCGGTTCATCCTCGGCGAGGACGGCGTTCCCACGTGCGGCGAGATCCTGATCGGGCTGCCCGGCGGCCTGAACGAAAACGTGCTGACGGCAATCGGCGCGCTGCGCTTCGAGCCGGGAAAGGTGGCCAACGACACCGTCGAGGTGCTCTACGTGTGGCCGGTCCCCTTCAACGCGGCGCCACCGCAGCAGCGCCGGTAG
- the mgtE gene encoding magnesium transporter, which yields MPDTADLTYAPLDVDEELVENVRALIEDGQAAMVRTLAVDLHPADLAQLMSHLPPEQSQTLLGWLPTERGGLVLPELESAYRADLLDEVSPAELVALIDEIDTDDAADVIADLPADVFARVLPQLEDRAEVEHLLGYDEETAGGLMEVDYVVVNEDATVAEATEAVRACAEEVDQVYAVYVVDARRRLQGIVPLKRLLLAREGRPVRDLMITDIVTTEPDEDQEEVARLMERYDLIALPVVSTDGVLLGRITIDDIVDVIRDEAEEDLQRASGIAGDEELSASVLQITRGRLGWLLLGLVGAFLSGLVIKGFEGSLERATVLAVFIPVVMAMAGNAGIQSAAIAVQGLASGDLWGSDLLRRLGKELVVATLNGVVLAVVLGVAVLVLPGFVEGAGGALAATVSLSLFLVVIIATCIGATVPLLLAKAGIDPALAMGPFITVSNDILGLAVYFAIASVLFL from the coding sequence ATGCCCGATACGGCCGATCTCACCTACGCGCCTCTCGATGTCGACGAGGAACTCGTCGAGAACGTGCGCGCGCTCATCGAGGATGGGCAGGCGGCCATGGTGCGCACACTGGCCGTGGATTTGCACCCGGCTGACCTCGCTCAGCTGATGAGCCACCTGCCACCTGAGCAGAGCCAGACGCTCCTCGGATGGCTCCCCACCGAGCGTGGTGGCCTCGTTCTCCCCGAGTTGGAGTCGGCCTACCGCGCCGACCTTCTCGACGAGGTGTCGCCCGCTGAACTGGTGGCGCTCATCGACGAGATCGATACGGACGATGCGGCGGACGTGATCGCGGACCTGCCCGCCGACGTCTTCGCGCGCGTGCTGCCGCAGCTCGAAGATCGGGCCGAGGTGGAGCACCTCCTCGGCTACGACGAGGAGACGGCCGGTGGCCTCATGGAGGTCGACTATGTGGTCGTCAACGAGGACGCCACGGTCGCCGAGGCCACGGAGGCGGTGCGCGCCTGCGCAGAGGAGGTCGACCAGGTCTACGCCGTCTATGTCGTAGATGCGCGGCGGCGGCTCCAGGGGATCGTCCCGCTCAAGCGGCTCCTGCTCGCCCGCGAGGGGCGGCCGGTGCGCGACCTCATGATCACCGACATCGTCACGACCGAGCCCGACGAAGACCAGGAAGAGGTCGCGCGGCTCATGGAGCGCTACGACCTGATCGCGCTGCCCGTCGTTTCCACAGACGGCGTGCTGCTGGGGCGCATCACCATCGACGATATCGTGGACGTGATCCGCGACGAGGCAGAGGAAGACCTCCAGCGCGCCAGCGGCATCGCGGGCGACGAGGAACTCTCGGCGTCGGTGCTCCAAATCACGCGGGGCCGGCTCGGCTGGCTGCTGCTCGGTCTCGTAGGCGCGTTCCTCTCGGGGCTCGTCATCAAGGGGTTCGAGGGCAGCCTGGAGCGCGCGACCGTGCTTGCGGTGTTCATCCCGGTCGTGATGGCGATGGCGGGCAACGCCGGCATCCAGTCGGCCGCGATCGCCGTGCAGGGCCTCGCCTCGGGCGACCTATGGGGCTCGGACCTGCTCCGCCGCCTCGGCAAAGAACTTGTCGTGGCGACGCTCAACGGGGTCGTGCTGGCTGTCGTGCTCGGGGTTGCCGTGCTGGTGCTGCCGGGCTTCGTCGAAGGGGCAGGGGGGGCGCTCGCCGCGACGGTGTCGCTCTCGCTCTTCCTCGTGGTCATCATCGCCACGTGCATTGGCGCGACGGTGCCGCTCCTGCTGGCGAAGGCGGGCATCGACCCCGCGCTGGCCATGGGGCCGTTCATCACCGTCTCGAACGACATTCTCGGGCTGGCCGTCTACTTCGCCATCGCCTCGGTGCTCTTTCTGTAG
- a CDS encoding Rab family GTPase has product MIRKKLCLLGTSAVGKTSLARRFVRGIFSDEYLTTLGVKIDKKAVLLGEVRVELLVWDLNGEDSFQKLQMSYLRGSAGYLLVADGTRPTTLDYALDLHERAQRVTGAVPYLMLLNKADLVTEWSLDDARMASLEAAGHEVRRTSAKSAEGVEAAFHDLAARMLG; this is encoded by the coding sequence ATGATCCGCAAAAAACTCTGCCTGCTCGGAACGTCAGCGGTTGGCAAGACCAGCCTCGCGCGCCGTTTCGTCCGGGGCATCTTCTCAGACGAGTACCTCACCACGCTGGGTGTCAAGATCGACAAGAAGGCCGTGCTGCTTGGCGAGGTGCGGGTTGAACTCTTGGTGTGGGATCTCAACGGCGAGGACTCCTTCCAGAAGCTGCAAATGTCCTACCTGCGCGGGTCGGCAGGCTACCTGCTGGTGGCGGATGGTACGCGCCCCACCACGCTCGACTATGCCCTCGATCTGCACGAGCGGGCACAGAGGGTCACCGGGGCCGTACCCTACTTGATGCTGCTCAACAAGGCCGACCTCGTCACCGAGTGGTCACTCGACGACGCGCGCATGGCCTCCCTGGAAGCGGCCGGACACGAGGTGCGGCGCACCAGCGCGAAGAGCGCCGAGGGCGTGGAGGCGGCGTTCCACGACCTCGCCGCGCGCATGCTCGGCTAG